The Salvia miltiorrhiza cultivar Shanhuang (shh) chromosome 1, IMPLAD_Smil_shh, whole genome shotgun sequence genome has a window encoding:
- the LOC131023309 gene encoding chaperone protein dnaJ 20, chloroplastic-like has product MGSKIIISNPTLQIHSNANQFPKTHFPQNISYVSQLSKSRIPTRNPSGAPRAHSAAQISALYAPAQTKETLYELLGIAENVSSFSDIKKAYKHMARKYHPDVSPPDRADEYTRRFIMVHEAYETLSNPQTKALYDRDLAVGAAFPNSWRKHQGMEWRSSWQSQLDELQRRDCRERSSWGSRMRKC; this is encoded by the exons atgggtTCAAAAATCATCATCAGCAATCCAACGCTCCAAATTCACTCAAATGCCAATCAATTTCCCAAAACACATTTCCCCCAAAATATCTCCTACGTGTCCCAGCTCAGCAAATCAAGAATCCCAACCCGAAACCCATCAGGAGCCCCGAGGGCCCACTCCGCGGCCCAAATCTCTGCCTTGTACGCTCCGGCCCAAACCAAGGAAACACTGTATGAACTGCTGGGAATTGCAGAGAACGTGAGCAGCttttccgacataaaaaaaGCGTACAAACATATGGCTAGAAAGTACCATCCCGACGTTTCTCCACCGGACCGAGCGGACGAGTATACGAGGAGGTTTATCATGGTACATGAGGCCTACGAAACCTTATCCAATCCGCAAACCAAAGCTCTCTACGACAGAGACTTGGCCGTCGGCGCCGCTTTTCCGAATTCTTGGAGGAAACATCAG GGAATGGAGTGGAGAAGCAGCTGGCAGTCTCAATTGGACGAACTGCAGCGACGCGATTGTAGGGAGAGGTCGTCGTGGGGTTCTCGAATGCGAAAATGCTAA